AATTATCTTCCATGTATTTTTTTATATTCATATTATTATTCCTTTCCAAAACATTTTCCACTACACATTCCATTATCTAAACACTTATCACATTTTTTTAAACTAGTACCGATTTTCTTATTACTTAGTCCAATAATTGCACTAACTGATTTTGAAGGAATCATTAAATTAGTATCTAAAACATTAACACCAATTTTTTTGGTTGCATCTAACACTTTTATAAAATCACTTTGGTATTCTAATTTTAAATCACCATATCCTATTGAAAAACGACTTGTTTTATTTTTTTCAATATTTAATTCATCTTGAATTTTATCTAGACATTTTTCTAAATATTCAACAGCTATCGCATTAACAATATAAGCTAAACTTAAATCAGTTATCTCTAATTTTTTTATTAAATTATCTAAAGGTAATCCAAGTGTAGCAACCAATAAAATTACTTCATCACAATTATCTAAATGCCTTGCTAGATCATTACTTTTAAAATTTAAAATAGTGTTATTTACTTCAATATTATTTTCATTAATATTTATTGAGTATCTATTATATGTATATTTTAAAGAGGCATTTTCTTCAACTAACTTAATTGCTTTATTAATATTATTGTTTGTCACTTCATCAATACTATCACTATCATATTTTAAATATCTCTTTATTTCGCTTAAATCGAGTTTAACTTTCATTATTTGCCTCCTTCTCCTTAATATACTTAATTATATCACAAACATAATCGACTTTTCTTAGTGGTGTTGAAATATAAAATCCAGCACAATAATCAGAAACTTTATCAACTAAATCACACACAAACTCAACGCTGATTTTTTGATAATCATCTGCATCAGCATTTTTTAAAATTTCAATAAACTCATCAGGAATTGTAATACCCTTTACCTCATTGTTTAAAAATAAAGCATTTTTATAAGAAGCAACTGGATATAAACCAACAATAATAGGAACATCTAATTCTTTGTAAGCTAATTTTAAGTTTTCGATAGCTTCTTCACTAAATATTGATTGAGTAATAAAATAATCAACATTTTTTTCGATTTTTTGTTTTGCTCGTTTTATTTCATTTGAAAAACCAACTGCATTAACATTTAAAGCACCTGCTATTAGAAAAGGATTATCAAAGAAAATATCCTTATTTAATTCACTAATATAATTAATTAGATTAATTGAATTAAAACAAAATACACCCTTATTAACTTCACGATCAATTTGAGCTATTGCATCACCAGATAAAGCTAAAACATTATTAACTCCAGATATATTGGCAGCAATTAGACCACCTTTAATTGCAATTTGATTTTTATCTCGGCAAGTTAAATGTGGCAAGACGTTTATACCTACTTCATTTTTAATTTTTGCAGCAATCATTAAACTATCTGCTCTTGTTTTTCCTAATGGTGAATCTACTAGTGTAAGAAGATGTGCACCTACTTTTTTAAGTTTATATGATGATTCAATTAAATGAGATGTATCTATTGTTTTTGGCGGCTCAATTTCAGCAGCAATTAATTTACATCCACTATTTAGAATATCTTTTATATTTGATTTATAATTAATTATTTTATCTGCTTGTGGTTTAAATGTTTGGTATTCAATTTTAGTATTGTTTATTTTCTCAATTGCCATCCCAATATGATCTGGTGTTGAACCACAACATCCACCAAGAACTTTAACATCTAGTGAGGCAAATTTAACAAGCATATCTGAAAAATAATCTGCATTATGATCAAACATTGGTTGATGATTTATTGATGGATATCCTGCATTTGGCATAATGGAAATATTATATTTAGTTGTATCTAAATTACTTGCTAATTCATACATATGCACTGGTCCACAAATACAATTCATTCCAAAGTAATCTGCATCTTTACTAACTTCCTCACATAAATTTTTGTAATAGTATCCCAACTGAGTATACCCATCTTGATTAAATCCAAATGATACTATAACTACACTATCTTTAATATACTTTTTTATGTATTTTACTGCTTTTTTTAATGATGCATATTCGATATTTGTTTCAAAAATAAAATGATTAATTCTTTGAGATTCAAATACTTTGACTATTTCTAAATACTCATCTTCATTTTCCTTGGTAATATTTATTGGTCCAATATCTGCAAATATTGCAACCCCCTTATCCTTTACTGCTTCTCGAGCATTTTTTACTGACTTTTTTATAAGTAAGTTTCGATATTCTTTATCATCAAGTAAGTTACTATTTAATCTAAATGAGTTTGTTTTAATCGCATTAACACCTTTATCAATGTATTCTTTATGAATATCTATTATTGTTTTAGCATCGCTAATATTAAATAACTCACATGCTTTTTCTTCCTTTGTTTTAAATGCATAATAGGTTCCTATTGATCCATCAAAAATATAATCTAAATATTTATTCATTTTTTTACCCCTTTCAAATAAAAAAAGCCTTCTAAGTATTCCTTAGAAAGCTTCGTTTTCTTTAGTATACTTGCGATGTTACCACCACAAGAAAAGTACAATTACTTGTACCATCAATTATATTACTTTAGTTGTGATGGTCTATTTAAATTATCTAACATAGCCATCATTTGCATTAGTCGTCTATTCAATTTAACCATCCCTTCCTTTTTTAATATGTTTACATTCTAGCACTAACTCTATTATAGTGTCAATTATTTTTTAAAATAATAGATTAAAATTTATTTTTTAAATAATGGTTTAAGATTTAACCTAGAATTCTTTTTTCACCAGTAATTTTCTGAATATTAGCAATATTTTGTGATACTTCAAGTGTACCTAAATATTCCTTATTTTCATTTCTTAAAGCAAAATATCTAATATAAATATACATATCTTTTAATTTCAAATAGAACTCTTCTTCATCTTTAATTCCTGCTTTAAAATCATTTATAATCTTATCAACAATATGCACACTTTGTGCTGGATGACAGTTGCTTACATCTCTTCCTAATGCAGCTATCGTTCTATGGAAAATTCTTTCACTTCCATTTGAAAAATAAGCAAAACGATCATCTTTATCAACCAATGTTATATCAATAGGCAAAGTATTTAATATAGCATTTAGTGTTTCGTAATTCATAGCTCCAGTAGCAAATTTAATAATGTCATTACTTACGACTGTTTCTTCAATTTGATTATTGTTTTTATTAGAGCCTTGCCATTTTTTAAAATCATCACTTATCAAACAATATCCAATGTCCTCAAATTCTGCAGCAATTATTTCCCATTCACTTGAGCTTAAAGTATCTATTAACATTGGTATTAAAATATTAGTCTCTTTACTAACCATTTCTTTTACTTCAAAAATCATTTCTTCAATTAATTTAGTTAATTCAGTACTAAAGTCATTAGAGTTAATTTTATTATTGATATCTTTAATTAATTTTCTTATATCATCATCAACAGCCCACATCACTTTTGGTGGACCTGTTATTTCATTTTTTTCTAAAAATGGGAACATTAAATTTTCTTTTTTTAAATAGTGTACATCAATTCTTTTAAATAGTTTCATTTTTTCTTTTAACT
This genomic window from Bacilli bacterium PM5-9 contains:
- a CDS encoding 5,10-methylenetetrahydrofolate reductase/methionine synthase I (cobalamin-dependent) (product_source=COG0685/COG0646; cath_funfam=3.20.20.220,3.20.20.330; cog=COG0646,COG0685; ko=KO:K24042; pfam=PF02219,PF02574; superfamily=51730,54995), translated to MNKYLDYIFDGSIGTYYAFKTKEEKACELFNISDAKTIIDIHKEYIDKGVNAIKTNSFRLNSNLLDDKEYRNLLIKKSVKNAREAVKDKGVAIFADIGPINITKENEDEYLEIVKVFESQRINHFIFETNIEYASLKKAVKYIKKYIKDSVVIVSFGFNQDGYTQLGYYYKNLCEEVSKDADYFGMNCICGPVHMYELASNLDTTKYNISIMPNAGYPSINHQPMFDHNADYFSDMLVKFASLDVKVLGGCCGSTPDHIGMAIEKINNTKIEYQTFKPQADKIINYKSNIKDILNSGCKLIAAEIEPPKTIDTSHLIESSYKLKKVGAHLLTLVDSPLGKTRADSLMIAAKIKNEVGINVLPHLTCRDKNQIAIKGGLIAANISGVNNVLALSGDAIAQIDREVNKGVFCFNSINLINYISELNKDIFFDNPFLIAGALNVNAVGFSNEIKRAKQKIEKNVDYFITQSIFSEEAIENLKLAYKELDVPIIVGLYPVASYKNALFLNNEVKGITIPDEFIEILKNADADDYQKISVEFVCDLVDKVSDYCAGFYISTPLRKVDYVCDIIKYIKEKEANNES
- a CDS encoding hypothetical protein (product_source=Hypo-rule applied; superfamily=56507); protein product: MKVKLDLSEIKRYLKYDSDSIDEVTNNNINKAIKLVEENASLKYTYNRYSININENNIEVNNTILNFKSNDLARHLDNCDEVILLVATLGLPLDNLIKKLEITDLSLAYIVNAIAVEYLEKCLDKIQDELNIEKNKTSRFSIGYGDLKLEYQSDFIKVLDATKKIGVNVLDTNLMIPSKSVSAIIGLSNKKIGTSLKKCDKCLDNGMCSGKCFGKE
- a CDS encoding DUF438 domain-containing protein (product_source=COG2461; cath_funfam=1.20.120.520; cog=COG2461; ko=KO:K09155; pfam=PF01814,PF04282,PF13596; superfamily=109998,55785) yields the protein MKDVKERKEIIKKLIKRLHDGESEDVIKKEFKENFDGVSSIEIADAEKLLMDEGVALEEVQSLCNVHASIFENMVVGSSSDDRINYNEGHPISILNRENEAILELIVDTKSLLKQKNLNKEKLKEKMKLFKRIDVHYLKKENLMFPFLEKNEITGPPKVMWAVDDDIRKLIKDINNKINSNDFSTELTKLIEEMIFEVKEMVSKETNILIPMLIDTLSSSEWEIIAAEFEDIGYCLISDDFKKWQGSNKNNNQIEETVVSNDIIKFATGAMNYETLNAILNTLPIDITLVDKDDRFAYFSNGSERIFHRTIAALGRDVSNCHPAQSVHIVDKIINDFKAGIKDEEEFYLKLKDMYIYIRYFALRNENKEYLGTLEVSQNIANIQKITGEKRILG